tcaggttagtaaacagaatgtgcctttggaacattggtgGTTGctaataatgggcaatgtagattatgtaaagatcagccatttctttctacaacagtcgagaacctTATTGCAATTAtgctgctgccctgattaaaaaaacaatgcaactgatctcagctggtattctgtctataaaggagtggaatggaaattcatgtgaccccaaacttttgaccggtagtgtacagtatatgttaaCATATATGTACTGTACAACTGAGTCATCTCTATCAGAAATTATAATAGGCCTATGGCATTACCAATAAATCATGGTATATTTATGAAACACTACACACAGTATTGTATTGAACACTTAACATGCTGGTATATGTACatattaagtaagggataacggccgccgaggtgtcctgttatacggaattaatgggcGAGGgacaaagaactccccgacgcaCAGCGgaccgagtccattaattccgtataactgaaCAGTCATTGTCTCTGTGCTCCATATAAAGGAATTATGTATTTTTCTGTCATGGGACCAGAAATTGTTTGGTTATTTCAGCCAGTGGTTATGTGTTCCATTTTTACGTACTGTGTACATGTTCATCCTTTGTCCACAGGGAGAAGATAAAAGTTTAAATTATCAAATAGGTGTCTTTCTTGATGAGATTGTGAAGCAGCATCTTCAatttggaggaggaagaggatacAGGGTGGAACTAAGTCTAACACTGGAAATTAAACTGTTAGCTTCTTTGAGTTTTCAAAATGTGTATCATTTTCAGTCAGTCATAGTGGATGTTGTCACTGTGTTTAAAATGGCATGAGAAGTTGCGATAAAAGATTGATATAGCAGGGGAACAACACAAAGTCATCAGAGGACTAAGGATGAAAGCAGAATGCATGATTATTTGAATACTGGTATACAGAATCAGTTTAAACTAAAGCATACACTGCAATCAGTGTGTCTTGATGTCATCTAAAGGGTATTAACCAAACACATGGTACCCCTCACACCCCATCCCTCATACACACGCTACCACACCTCCCTCTTGGCTCCATGTACACCCCTGTGTTTGCTCCAAGTCTCTGTTGGTCTCAGTGCTTAGGAAGGAGAGCAGTCAGAGTTTCATGTAGAGATAAGCTGGCTCCCACTACAGGTCTTTTCAATGTGTATGGTCATATTTGCACCGGTAAGATTATTTGTTTTGATTATTTCATGGATAATACATTGTAGCAAGTCAACTATCCACTTTTCAACTTGTTTTGCTCTAGATAAACAGTCCTTGCTGGTTTGTTTTGCTCTAGATAAACAGTCCTTGCTGGTGTGTTTTGCTCTAGATAAACAGTCCTTGCTGGTTTGGGTGAACCTGATACACTAACAGAGGCATGTGTATATTTTTAAGGAAAACACtgatttttattcatttatgaaCTAGGAATATTGAGTATATGTCTGATTATTTCTCTATTTCCAGGTATCTTGTTCTAGTAATTTCTCTTTCTGCTAGTTCCTGAGATGTATTTTGACTCATAGATTTATGTTACCTATGGGTTTACTTGCATCATAATAATGAACAGCTGAACAAACAACAAAGAGGCATTCCAACAGGTTCATCCCGGTGCTACAGCCAGCGGTGGTTCCCTCTATGTGGTGCACCATCCTAAATGATTCATTTATTCTCATTGAGATATGGAGACATTGATTGCAATCCCTAAGCAGCTGCAAGCATCTGACctggctgtgtgcatgtgtgagattaGCACCTGGGTGTCTTCTGCATAATTTACTCTATTGCATCGATGCCAAAGAAATTACAATTACTGTGTGCATATAATGATTGATTTACACCTTTgtaggactttattttgttgaCTTGTCTAGCAGAACACTCAGATGCTATGTATGGCTTTTGCCTCCCTTTTTGATTaatcaaaaatatttatttccaaCAAAAGCATGTCTATTACTTTGATGGTGTGTTTTGTTGCATGTATTGGCTTGCTATTTTAGATGTGTAATATTGAAGTATGGAATTCCAATTTTACATTGTAGAATTAACACTGTTGCATAATTGCTCCTTTTTCCAACATACTGCTGCCGTTTCCACTGCTTTAGTGTCAACTGTGTATCCAGATATGAGGCAGTAAGTCTCACAGAAATATACCTCCTGCAGGTCTTGGCCATTTTTGCATTCGCAACATGTGGAGGTTACTCTGGTCAGCTGAGGGTTAGAGTGGACTGTGCGGACAAGACCCAGACCAACATCACCATCAGCTTTGGCTATCCTTTCAGGTGATGGAGGACACACCTCAGTTCCTTTGAGTATTACATGTCTTTATTAATACATGATAATTTATTGGCATAAATGTCATTCAGAAGTTAATGAAACGTAAGATAAAATTTACCTTAATTCCACAAAAGAGTGCTTCCTTCTTCAAGAATGCACCACTGAGGACAACTTAACTGAACTGTAGAACATAAATTATGGTTTTACTAAAGAACTCTCTCAGAACATTTACTAAAGATCATGCAAGCTGTTCCAAGCCCAAAATTGAGCTGATATAGACTGGCCATCTGTGGTCATTCACAGCCTCCTCGGGCTCTCTCGGTTACCAAGGCACCCTGACCTCCGAATGTTTGCTTGATATTTCTGTATGCTCTCTATGCTGTCTCTGTGCTTTCTGTAACATTCACTGGAATCAGTCGTACTTTTCCCTTCATCAGGTTTGAACAAGTGCATTTCAAAGTGCCTCTGTGTGAGCTTCAGAGACATGAAACACTGTTTTTGGAGGGCGACTTTTCCACTCCAACCCAGTTTTTTGTGGCAGTTGCTGTCTTTGCTTTCCTATACTCCCTCCTGGCCACTGTGGTTTACTTTTTCTACCAGAACAAATATCGAGAAAAGAACAGGGGCCCTCTTTTGGTGAGTATATGAACCACCACTTATTGGCTCTGTCAATCCAATCTATCAATAAAaaccttgttttgttttgtagtaTACTGCCAAAATGCACAACAGAATCTGACATATGTGTCATATGACATTGCAAATCAATATTTCCTTCATACTCAAAGCCATTTTAGCAATTTAGGCTATGATGAAACACTGCAATATTAGGTGATTAGTTCAGCTTTTCAACTCCATTTGGTTTTTCTGAAACACCTCCTTCAGCTAATTGACACGCTCTCCTCCATAACGCCCACAGGACTTTCTGGTGACAGTGATCTTCTCCTTCCTGTGGCTACTGAGCTCGTGTGCTTGGGCCAAAGCTCTCTCAGGGGTGAAGCAAGCTGTAGATAGCGCCCAGGTCTTGTTCCTCATGGCAGCTTGCAGGGAGCCAGCCAATGAGTGTGAGGCTTTGGAGAAACCAGTCTGGATTCGCCTCAACACATCTGTGGTGCgtgtcctctctcttctttacaTTCATTAGTGAATATGATGGTccaattattattttatacttCATATTTCCATTTAAATAAGTTGTAACATCATGATATTATGATCTTCAAAATTTTGTGAAAACCAATGTATTCTGTAGGTCTATATACTATATCAGTACTGTACATGATTTTCCCCAGGTATTTGGATTTCTAAACATCACATTGTGGGCTGGCAACATTTGGTTTGCCTACAAGGAGACCGGCTTACACAAAACCCGCCAGAGACCCACCAGGACCCTCTCCGAGAAACAGAGCAGTTTCAGCCAACGGCAATACAGCCAGGGCAGCAGCTTTGACCAATCAGGACCATCCCTTGGCCAACAGCTGTATCGCCAGGTTAGCTTCGACCATTCAGCAGGAGGCTTTAGCCTTCCAAACAGCAGCCTCAGTCCGGCCTCCGTCTTTAGCTCCTCCTCCAGAGGACCACTCATACTGATCAATGACATGTAAAGCCATTGATGCAAAAgacagggagtgagtgagtgagtgagtgagtgagtgagtgagtgagtgagtgagtgagtgagtgagtgagtgagtgagtgagtgagtgagtgagtgatgacTGTCTGCTGCTGAGGGAGTGAGTACTGTGTGGTCATTGTGAATAAGTGAGTGGGtgattactgtgaatgaatgagtgagtgggtAATTACTTTGTGATTActgtgtgtggatgaatgagtgagtactgtgtgtgagtactgtatgtgagtgagagggtgagtgagtgagtactacagtatgtgtgagtactgtatgtgagtgagagggtgagtgagtgagtgagtactatgtgtgagtactgtatgtgagtgagtgagtgagtgagtgagtactgcgtgtgagtactgtatgtgagtgagagggtgaatactgtgtgtgagtactgtatgtgagtgagagggtgaatactgtgtgtgagtactgtatgtgagtgagaggatgagtgagtgagtgagagggtgagtaCTATGTgtaagtactgtatgtgagtgagagggagactactgtgagtgagtgagtgagtactatgtgtgagtactgtatgtgagtgagagggtgactactgtgaatgagtgagtgagtgagtgctatGTGCCAATGAGTGAGTTAGTACTATATGTGAGTAAATGGGTGAGTACTGTGTGGATGAGTAAGAGATTGCTGTGTGTGCATAGGCTCGCTGTTTGGCGAGAGTATACAGTCAGCAAGGGTTCTTGTGAGGCTTATGAGGGTAGGCTACTTGTAAGGCTAGCACAATCCTCTATGCTGTGTTTTATTAAATGACTGTTTTGAATTATATGCGTTATACAATTGTTTAGTAGTTATTGTGATTGGCGCCTGCAGCGCTAGTTCTATAAAGATAAATAGACGTACAATCTACCTGTTTGATTACCGCAATCAAAAATTATATGAGATGTTTTTCCAAGGTGAGGTCATTTTTGAGTAATGTTCAATACTTAGACTTTATCCTAACATATGTTCAGGTAATTAATAATGACATGTATTTTCTGTGTGGCATTTGCATTTGTTGtgaatgcaaaaaataaattgaTATCAGGTTACATTCAATATGATGTAGCCAAATGTATTATTTGTAGCTAAAATATACTTGTTCCTAGTCAGCCAATTCAATTTGACCCTTAAAATGTTGTGATTTTAGTTGaatgtttttcttcttttccatGGTCAGACAATATGGGGATAATTTTCAGCTGTGCTGTGTTATGAATAAATATGTACACTACAGTACTATTGTATGATAGATGCCAAATAAGAACAGGATATGTTGGATGACTTCTTTTCCAGGATATTAAAATCATAAGGAGAATTGCATGATAATAGATTATTTTAATCTGGTCCAAGAGGGCTTGCGGTTGAAATGTTTAAAA
Above is a genomic segment from Alosa sapidissima isolate fAloSap1 chromosome 4, fAloSap1.pri, whole genome shotgun sequence containing:
- the LOC121706459 gene encoding synaptoporin, producing the protein MCMVIFAPVLAIFAFATCGGYSGQLRVRVDCADKTQTNITISFGYPFRFEQVHFKVPLCELQRHETLFLEGDFSTPTQFFVAVAVFAFLYSLLATVVYFFYQNKYREKNRGPLLDFLVTVIFSFLWLLSSCAWAKALSGVKQAVDSAQVLFLMAACREPANECEALEKPVWIRLNTSVVFGFLNITLWAGNIWFAYKETGLHKTRQRPTRTLSEKQSSFSQRQYSQGSSFDQSGPSLGQQLYRQVSFDHSAGGFSLPNSSLSPASVFSSSSRGPLILINDM